The following are encoded in a window of Amycolatopsis solani genomic DNA:
- a CDS encoding SPW repeat domain-containing protein, whose translation MSEVSTRAWARPHDWAEVVIGVVAALSPLWLSTDSTAMWTMVVLGALIALDGLVSLAMPGMVYGEGIQIALGVLLFIAPWVMGYTEFNGASWTSWIAGVLTVIAGAAAMPVATAAHRTAGQH comes from the coding sequence ATGAGTGAAGTCTCTACGCGCGCATGGGCCCGGCCGCACGATTGGGCCGAGGTCGTCATCGGGGTGGTCGCCGCTCTTTCACCCCTTTGGCTGAGCACGGACTCGACCGCGATGTGGACGATGGTCGTCCTGGGCGCCTTGATCGCACTCGACGGCTTGGTCTCGCTGGCCATGCCGGGCATGGTCTACGGCGAAGGCATCCAGATCGCGCTCGGCGTACTGCTGTTCATCGCGCCGTGGGTGATGGGGTACACCGAGTTCAACGGCGCTTCCTGGACGTCCTGGATCGCCGGGGTGCTGACGGTGATCGCCGGCGCGGCAGCGATGCCGGTCGCGACCGCCGCGCACCGCACGGCCGGTCAGCACTGA
- a CDS encoding universal stress protein, with the protein MGAAYRTVVVGTDGSESSFAAVDRAAAVAGDAGATLVIACAFYPASQSDVDKAQDALGDEAYQVVGSAPAEDTLQSARDRATKAGAQKIDTVAVKGDPVDSLRKVVKEREADLLVVGNRGLNTIAGRILGSVPSEVARKSGVDVLIVHTT; encoded by the coding sequence ATGGGTGCGGCATATCGGACCGTGGTGGTGGGCACGGACGGCTCGGAGTCCTCGTTCGCGGCGGTGGACCGCGCGGCGGCGGTGGCCGGCGACGCGGGCGCCACGCTCGTCATCGCGTGTGCGTTCTACCCGGCCAGTCAATCCGACGTCGACAAGGCCCAGGACGCCCTCGGTGACGAGGCGTACCAGGTCGTCGGCTCGGCCCCGGCCGAAGACACCCTGCAGTCGGCGCGGGACCGCGCGACCAAGGCGGGCGCGCAGAAGATCGACACGGTCGCCGTCAAGGGCGACCCGGTCGACTCGCTGCGCAAGGTGGTCAAGGAGCGCGAGGCCGACCTGCTGGTCGTCGGCAACCGCGGGCTGAACACGATCGCCGGCCGGATCCTGGGCTCGGTGCCGTCCGAGGTGGCCCGCAAGTCCGGCGTGGACGTGCTGATCGTCCACACGACCTGA
- a CDS encoding TetR/AcrR family transcriptional regulator has product MTEDSAKERILCAAEALFAESGFDATPTSRIAERAGVPKGLVHYYFRHKSDLLTALVARLPDERIEPAVVVVPGDLAGSLRRLVRELDHRFSRSLGLSHLLWREADTHHVVRDALHDRFQILVRQVRAVILAATGGGLPTADVDRASGLLARAVSHRHATARHSDDDLPAEFDGELTFIADALASKAAPA; this is encoded by the coding sequence ATGACCGAGGATTCGGCGAAGGAGCGCATCCTCTGCGCCGCCGAGGCGCTCTTCGCCGAGTCCGGCTTCGACGCCACCCCGACCTCGCGGATAGCCGAGCGGGCCGGGGTGCCGAAGGGGCTGGTCCACTATTACTTCCGGCACAAGTCGGACCTGCTCACGGCGCTGGTCGCGCGCCTGCCCGACGAGCGCATCGAGCCGGCCGTGGTCGTCGTCCCCGGCGACCTGGCAGGCAGCCTCCGGCGGCTCGTCCGCGAACTCGACCACCGCTTCAGCCGGTCACTGGGGCTGTCGCACCTGCTGTGGCGCGAGGCCGACACCCACCACGTCGTCCGCGACGCCCTCCACGACCGCTTCCAAATCCTGGTCCGCCAGGTCCGCGCGGTAATCCTGGCGGCAACTGGCGGCGGCCTCCCGACCGCCGACGTCGACCGCGCGTCAGGCCTGCTGGCCCGCGCGGTCAGCCACCGCCACGCCACGGCCCGCCACTCGGACGACGACCTCCCCGCCGAGTTCGACGGCGAGCTGACCTTCATCGCCGACGCCCTGGCTTCGAAGGCGGCGCCGGCTTAG
- the mce gene encoding methylmalonyl-CoA epimerase, whose amino-acid sequence MNDALRPFVTAIDHVGIAVPDLDAAIEFHRAHFGLEVAHEEVNEEQGVREAMLRAPGTAGTETQIQLLAPLRDDSAIGKFLAKSGPGLQQLAYRVSDVDAAAAALREQGLRLLYEAAKRGTSNSRVNFVHPKDAGGVLVELVEPAKDGNAH is encoded by the coding sequence ATGAATGATGCCCTGCGGCCGTTCGTGACGGCCATCGACCACGTCGGCATCGCGGTCCCTGACCTGGACGCGGCCATCGAGTTCCACCGCGCGCACTTCGGCCTGGAGGTCGCGCACGAGGAGGTGAACGAGGAGCAGGGAGTGCGGGAGGCGATGCTGCGCGCGCCCGGCACCGCGGGCACGGAGACTCAGATCCAGCTGCTGGCCCCGCTGCGCGACGACTCGGCGATCGGCAAGTTCCTGGCCAAGAGCGGCCCGGGCCTGCAGCAGCTGGCGTACCGCGTGTCCGATGTGGACGCGGCGGCGGCGGCCCTGCGCGAGCAGGGTCTGCGCCTGCTCTACGAGGCGGCCAAGCGGGGAACGTCCAACAGCCGGGTGAACTTCGTCCACCCGAAGGACGCGGGCGGCGTCCTGGTGGAACTGGTCGAGCCGGCAAAGGACGGCAACGCGCACTGA
- a CDS encoding adenylate/guanylate cyclase domain-containing protein: protein MTDPSEELQQRLERVLLGGRRKYTRLEVAEKAGVPEERSRRLWRALGFATVRDDEVVFTDADVEAMRTADQLVQSGLIDPSIEVSVTRALGQHLSRLAEWQVDMLWELIREQPELGRSERQVTRLVDRLLPELERVQNFVWRRHLAAYAGRAFATAGDNVEARTQVVGFVDMVGYTRLTRQIDEEELSRVLDAFETLATEVIAEHHGRVVKMIGDEVLFVADSAVDAAEIALALTERTSADDSLPAVRAGMASGRILSRFGDVYGSVVNLAARLTSVARPGTILVDRELASELADEKAYELRVRRPVTVRGYNRLRPAALRRSTETPTGMFASSQQLAAEMLGLTDPSTREAAPEEPAPEDRVTEPKPRRRRRRAR from the coding sequence GTGACCGACCCGAGCGAGGAGCTTCAGCAGCGGCTCGAACGCGTCCTGCTCGGCGGCAGGCGGAAGTACACCCGGCTCGAAGTGGCCGAAAAAGCCGGCGTGCCCGAAGAACGGTCACGCCGGCTCTGGCGCGCGCTGGGCTTCGCGACGGTCCGCGACGACGAGGTCGTCTTCACCGACGCGGACGTCGAAGCCATGCGGACGGCGGACCAGCTGGTCCAGTCGGGGCTGATCGACCCGAGCATCGAGGTGTCGGTGACGCGCGCACTCGGGCAGCACCTGTCGCGGCTGGCCGAGTGGCAGGTCGACATGCTGTGGGAGCTGATCCGGGAGCAGCCGGAGCTGGGCCGCAGCGAGCGCCAGGTGACCCGCCTGGTCGACCGGCTGCTGCCGGAGCTGGAGCGGGTCCAGAACTTCGTCTGGCGCCGCCACCTGGCGGCCTACGCCGGGCGCGCGTTCGCGACGGCGGGCGACAACGTCGAGGCGCGCACGCAGGTCGTCGGGTTCGTGGACATGGTGGGTTACACGCGGCTGACCCGCCAGATCGACGAGGAAGAGCTGAGCCGGGTCCTCGACGCGTTCGAGACGCTGGCCACCGAGGTGATCGCCGAGCACCACGGCCGCGTGGTGAAGATGATCGGCGACGAAGTCCTGTTCGTCGCGGACTCGGCGGTCGACGCGGCGGAGATCGCACTGGCCCTGACCGAGCGCACGTCGGCGGACGACAGCCTCCCGGCGGTCCGCGCGGGCATGGCCTCGGGCCGCATCCTCTCCCGCTTCGGCGACGTCTACGGCTCCGTGGTCAACCTGGCGGCCCGCCTGACGTCGGTGGCCCGCCCGGGCACGATCCTGGTCGACCGTGAACTGGCTTCGGAGCTCGCGGACGAGAAGGCGTACGAACTCCGCGTCCGCCGCCCGGTGACGGTCCGCGGCTACAACCGCCTCCGCCCCGCCGCGCTGCGCCGGTCGACCGAGACCCCGACGGGCATGTTCGCCAGCTCCCAGCAACTGGCGGCGGAGATGCTGGGGCTGACCGACCCCAGCACCCGGGAAGCGGCGCCCGAGGAGCCCGCCCCCGAGGACCGGGTGACCGAGCCGAAGCCCCGCCGCCGCCGTCGCCGGGCCCGCTGA
- a CDS encoding peptidylprolyl isomerase gives MKKTLVTALAVGALFAAGNGVAIAADAPPPKTTHGPCQYTETPDEPASRPVPLPPDPRWTPSHGKVDVAVPTSQGALPLKLDRAKAPCTVQSFLHLARHRFYDHTVCHRLTAYPTLKVLQCGDPSATGEGGPGYKYKDELPVDLPPAPTDPTGARRVYARGLLAMANAGPDTNGSQFFVVYGDSALRPNYTVFGTVGAEGLKTLDKVAAGGIQPTADDPAPVDGTPVLRTELLRVRPDCWF, from the coding sequence ATGAAGAAGACACTCGTCACCGCGCTGGCGGTGGGTGCGTTGTTCGCGGCGGGCAACGGCGTCGCCATCGCGGCCGATGCGCCGCCGCCGAAGACGACGCACGGGCCGTGCCAGTACACGGAGACGCCGGACGAACCGGCGTCGCGGCCGGTGCCGTTGCCGCCCGATCCGCGGTGGACGCCGAGTCACGGCAAGGTCGACGTGGCGGTTCCGACCAGTCAGGGTGCGCTGCCGCTGAAGCTCGACCGGGCGAAGGCGCCGTGCACCGTGCAGAGCTTCCTGCACCTCGCGCGGCACCGGTTCTACGACCACACCGTCTGCCACCGGCTCACCGCTTACCCGACGCTGAAGGTCCTGCAGTGCGGCGACCCGAGCGCGACCGGAGAAGGCGGGCCGGGCTACAAGTACAAAGACGAGCTGCCGGTGGACCTGCCGCCGGCGCCGACCGATCCGACCGGTGCCCGCCGGGTGTACGCGCGCGGGTTGCTGGCGATGGCCAACGCGGGGCCGGACACCAACGGGTCGCAGTTCTTCGTGGTGTACGGCGATTCCGCGCTGCGGCCGAACTACACCGTGTTCGGGACGGTCGGGGCCGAAGGGCTGAAGACCTTGGACAAGGTGGCCGCCGGCGGGATCCAGCCGACGGCGGACGATCCCGCGCCGGTCGACGGGACGCCGGTGCTGCGGACCGAGCTGCTGCGGGTCCGGCCGGACTGCTGGTTCTGA
- the ccrA gene encoding crotonyl-CoA carboxylase/reductase — protein sequence MTQLGEIQQAILNGESAALGSLPVPESYRGVTVHASEVDMFEGLESRDKDPRKSLHVDEVAVPELGPGEALVAVMASAINYNTVWTSIFEPIPTFKFLKKYGKLSPLAKRHDLPYHVVGSDLSGVVLRTGVGVHNWKPGDEVVAHCLNVELESPDGHNDTMLDTEQRIWGFETNFGGLAEIALVKANQLMPKPDHLTWEEAASPGLVNSTAYRQLVSRNGADMKQGDVVLIWGASGGLGSYATQYALNGGAIPVCVVSSPEKAAICRKLGAELIIDRSAEDYKFWKSDTEQDPKEWQRFGAKIRELTGGDDPDIVFEHPGRETFGASVYAARKGGTIVTCASTSGYMHQYDNRYLWMNLKRIIGSHFANYRESWEANRLIAKGLIHPTLSKTYSLEETGQAALDVHRNAHQGKVGVLALAPQEGLGVRDEEKRAKHIDGINAFRGA from the coding sequence ATGACGCAGCTCGGCGAGATCCAGCAGGCCATCCTGAACGGCGAGTCCGCCGCGCTCGGCTCGTTGCCCGTGCCCGAGAGCTATCGCGGGGTGACCGTGCACGCGAGCGAGGTCGACATGTTCGAGGGCCTCGAGAGCCGCGACAAGGACCCGCGCAAGTCGCTGCACGTCGACGAGGTCGCCGTGCCCGAGCTGGGCCCCGGTGAGGCGCTGGTCGCGGTGATGGCGAGCGCGATCAACTACAACACCGTGTGGACGTCGATCTTCGAGCCGATCCCCACGTTCAAGTTCCTGAAGAAGTACGGCAAGCTCTCGCCGCTGGCCAAGCGGCACGACCTGCCCTACCACGTCGTCGGCTCGGACCTGTCCGGTGTCGTGCTGCGCACCGGCGTCGGCGTGCACAACTGGAAGCCGGGCGACGAGGTGGTCGCGCACTGCCTGAACGTCGAGCTCGAGAGCCCGGACGGGCACAACGACACGATGCTCGACACCGAGCAGCGGATCTGGGGCTTCGAGACGAACTTCGGCGGCCTCGCCGAGATCGCGCTGGTCAAGGCCAACCAGCTGATGCCGAAGCCGGACCACCTGACCTGGGAGGAAGCCGCCTCCCCCGGGCTGGTCAACTCGACCGCCTACCGGCAGCTCGTCTCGCGCAACGGCGCGGACATGAAGCAGGGCGACGTCGTCCTGATCTGGGGTGCTTCGGGCGGCCTCGGCTCCTACGCGACGCAGTACGCGCTGAACGGTGGCGCCATCCCGGTGTGCGTCGTGTCCAGCCCGGAGAAGGCCGCCATCTGCCGGAAGCTCGGCGCCGAGCTGATCATCGACCGCAGCGCCGAGGACTACAAGTTCTGGAAGAGCGACACCGAGCAGGACCCGAAGGAATGGCAGCGCTTCGGCGCGAAGATCCGCGAGCTGACCGGCGGCGACGACCCGGACATCGTGTTCGAGCACCCGGGCCGGGAAACCTTCGGCGCGTCCGTCTACGCCGCGCGCAAGGGCGGGACGATTGTCACCTGCGCGTCGACGTCGGGGTACATGCACCAGTACGACAACCGCTACCTCTGGATGAACCTGAAGCGGATCATCGGCTCCCACTTCGCGAACTACCGCGAGTCGTGGGAGGCGAACCGGCTGATCGCGAAGGGGCTGATCCACCCGACGCTGTCCAAGACCTACTCGCTCGAAGAGACCGGGCAGGCCGCGCTGGACGTGCACCGCAACGCGCACCAGGGCAAGGTCGGCGTGCTCGCGCTCGCGCCGCAGGAGGGCCTCGGCGTCCGGGACGAAGAGAAGCGCGCGAAGCACATCGACGGGATCAACGCCTTCCGCGGCGCCTGA
- the meaB gene encoding methylmalonyl Co-A mutase-associated GTPase MeaB gives MAASLDLDDLVGRARDGQPRAVARLLSLVEDAHPRVAEIARALTPHTGRARVVGLTGPPGVGKSTSTSALLTAFRAEGKRVGVLAIDPSSPFSGGALLGDRIRMTEHATDPGVFIRSMATRGHLGGLSWATPQAVRVLDAAGFDVVLIETVGVGQSEVDVVKLADTTVVLLAPGMGDGIQAAKAGVLEIADVFVVNKADREGADATVHDLKQMISLARREIRGASWRQPIVRTVAAKGEGVDEVVRALASHHEWLVAHDELARRRAARARDEVEAIAVRRLRAELADLRGGGRLAEVAERVVAREIDPFAAADELIADLRG, from the coding sequence GTGGCCGCTTCCCTCGACCTCGACGACCTGGTCGGCCGCGCACGGGACGGGCAGCCCCGTGCCGTCGCGCGGCTGCTGTCGCTCGTCGAGGATGCCCACCCCCGCGTCGCCGAGATCGCGCGGGCGCTGACCCCGCACACCGGGCGGGCCCGGGTCGTCGGGCTCACCGGACCGCCCGGCGTCGGCAAGTCGACATCGACTTCGGCGCTGCTCACCGCGTTTCGCGCGGAGGGCAAGCGGGTCGGGGTGCTCGCGATCGACCCGTCTTCGCCGTTTTCGGGCGGCGCGCTGCTCGGCGATCGGATCCGGATGACCGAGCACGCCACCGACCCGGGCGTGTTCATCCGGTCGATGGCCACGCGCGGGCACCTCGGCGGGCTCTCGTGGGCGACCCCGCAGGCGGTGCGCGTGCTCGACGCCGCCGGTTTCGACGTGGTGCTGATCGAGACCGTGGGGGTCGGGCAGTCCGAAGTGGACGTCGTGAAGCTGGCCGACACCACCGTGGTGCTGCTCGCGCCGGGGATGGGCGACGGGATCCAGGCCGCGAAGGCCGGGGTGCTCGAGATCGCCGACGTCTTCGTCGTGAACAAGGCCGATCGCGAGGGCGCCGACGCCACGGTGCACGACCTGAAGCAGATGATTTCGCTGGCCCGGCGGGAAATCCGGGGGGCGAGCTGGCGGCAGCCGATCGTGCGGACGGTCGCGGCCAAGGGCGAGGGCGTTGACGAGGTGGTGCGGGCGCTGGCTTCGCACCACGAGTGGCTGGTCGCGCACGACGAGCTGGCCCGGCGCCGGGCGGCCCGCGCGCGTGACGAGGTCGAGGCCATCGCGGTGCGGCGGTTGCGGGCCGAGCTGGCCGATCTGCGGGGTGGCGGGCGGCTGGCCGAGGTGGCCGAGCGGGTGGTGGCGCGGGAGATTGATCCGTTCGCCGCCGCTGATGAGCTGATCGCGGACCTGCGGGGCTGA
- a CDS encoding PLP-dependent aminotransferase family protein: MAVPWSSSGLDVHLDWQPSTGRSGLAAAIRTAIREGRWQPDAAVPSTRALAQDLGIARGTVTRVYADLAAEGYLRTAQGAPTRVATAGSLPQSAPRQAPRDPAPRWDLRPGRPDLTAFPRQAWITATRRALLRTPAAAFGYESELGAPELRDTLATYLARARGVVADPARIVVCHGYSHAIAVLSRALFGLGVTEVAFENPSLGMYRTIATAQGPRVVGVPVDEHGLDVSALDSPAVVVTAAHQYPTGVTLAPHRRAALTRSGAYVLEDDYDGEFRFDHQQVGALQALAPERVVYAGTASKTLAPALRLAWLVLPRSLVEPVRAAMADSGSRPALLNQLALAELIDSGAYDQHVRRSRAEYRTRRTRLLAALPDSVRPQGIPAGLHLLLMLPSDGPTETQALAACRRRAIGIEGLGGYWMDENRPGGLIVGYAAPAKHAFAGATQTLVEALHEITS, encoded by the coding sequence ATGGCAGTTCCGTGGTCCAGTTCCGGCCTCGACGTCCACCTCGACTGGCAGCCCTCGACCGGCCGAAGCGGCCTCGCGGCCGCGATCCGCACGGCCATCCGCGAGGGCCGCTGGCAACCGGACGCGGCGGTGCCTTCGACCCGGGCGCTGGCCCAGGACCTGGGCATCGCCCGCGGCACGGTCACGCGCGTGTACGCGGATCTGGCCGCCGAGGGCTACCTGCGCACGGCCCAGGGCGCCCCGACCCGCGTCGCGACGGCGGGTTCCCTCCCCCAGTCCGCCCCGCGCCAGGCACCGCGAGACCCGGCACCCCGCTGGGACCTGCGCCCGGGCCGCCCCGACCTGACGGCGTTCCCGCGTCAGGCCTGGATCACGGCGACCCGCCGAGCCCTGCTGCGCACCCCGGCGGCGGCGTTCGGCTACGAGTCGGAGCTGGGCGCGCCCGAGCTGCGCGACACCCTGGCGACCTACCTCGCCCGCGCCCGCGGGGTGGTGGCCGACCCGGCGCGGATCGTCGTGTGCCACGGGTATTCGCACGCCATCGCGGTGCTGTCCCGCGCCCTGTTCGGCTTGGGCGTGACGGAAGTGGCGTTCGAGAACCCGTCCCTGGGCATGTACCGCACGATCGCGACGGCCCAGGGCCCGCGGGTCGTGGGTGTCCCGGTCGACGAGCACGGCCTCGACGTGTCCGCTTTGGACAGTCCAGCGGTGGTCGTGACGGCGGCGCACCAGTACCCCACCGGCGTCACCCTCGCCCCGCACCGCCGAGCCGCGCTGACCCGCTCCGGCGCGTACGTCCTGGAGGACGACTACGACGGCGAGTTCAGGTTCGACCACCAGCAGGTCGGAGCACTGCAGGCCCTGGCGCCGGAGCGGGTGGTGTACGCGGGAACGGCGAGCAAGACCCTGGCCCCGGCCTTGCGCCTGGCCTGGCTGGTGCTGCCGAGATCACTGGTCGAGCCGGTCCGCGCCGCGATGGCCGACAGCGGTTCCCGCCCCGCGCTGCTGAACCAGCTGGCCCTGGCGGAGCTGATCGACTCGGGCGCGTACGACCAGCACGTCCGCCGCAGCCGAGCGGAGTACCGCACCCGCCGCACCCGGCTGCTGGCCGCGTTGCCGGACTCGGTCCGCCCCCAGGGCATCCCGGCGGGCCTGCACCTGCTGCTGATGCTCCCTTCGGACGGCCCGACGGAGACGCAGGCCCTGGCGGCCTGCCGCCGCCGCGCGATCGGCATCGAAGGCCTGGGCGGGTATTGGATGGACGAGAACCGCCCCGGGGGCTTGATCGTCGGGTATGCGGCCCCGGCGAAGCACGCCTTCGCCGGGGCGACGCAGACGTTGGTCGAGGCCCTGCACGAGATCACGAGCTGA
- a CDS encoding acetyl-CoA C-acetyltransferase has product MSGSVILGAARTPIGRLLGSLKDFTGAQLGGFAIKAALERAGVSPDAVQYTIMGQVLTAGAGQIPARQAAVAAGIPMSVPALTINKVCLSGLDAIALADQLIRAGEFDLVVAGGQESMTQAPHLLPKSRGGFKYGDTALVDHMAHDGLFCAFDQVAMGASTEKYNSRYGVTREQQDAFSARSHQRAAEAIKNGYFADEIAPVSIPQRKGDPVVFDTDEGVRADTTAEGLAKLRPAFASDGTITAGSASQISDGAAAVIVASKAKAEELGLTPIAEIGAHGVVAGPDASLHEQPSNAILAALAKEKLTADALDLVEINEAFAAVGLVSTEKLGLDAEKVNVNGGAIALGHPIGASGARLAVHLIHELRRRGGGLGAAALCGGGGQGDALLLRVPSA; this is encoded by the coding sequence GTGTCCGGTTCCGTGATCCTGGGTGCCGCCCGTACGCCGATCGGGCGCCTGCTCGGCTCCCTCAAGGACTTCACGGGAGCCCAGCTGGGCGGGTTCGCGATCAAAGCGGCCCTCGAACGCGCCGGGGTCTCCCCGGACGCGGTCCAGTACACGATCATGGGCCAGGTGCTGACCGCCGGCGCCGGCCAGATCCCGGCCCGCCAGGCCGCGGTCGCCGCGGGTATCCCGATGAGCGTGCCCGCGCTGACCATCAACAAGGTCTGCCTCTCCGGCCTCGACGCCATCGCGCTCGCCGACCAGCTCATCCGGGCCGGCGAGTTCGACCTCGTCGTCGCGGGCGGCCAGGAGTCGATGACCCAGGCGCCGCACCTGCTGCCCAAGTCCCGCGGCGGCTTCAAGTACGGCGACACCGCGCTCGTCGACCACATGGCCCACGACGGTCTCTTCTGCGCCTTCGACCAGGTCGCCATGGGCGCCTCGACGGAGAAGTACAACTCCCGCTACGGCGTCACCCGCGAGCAGCAGGACGCGTTCTCCGCCCGCTCGCACCAGCGCGCCGCCGAAGCGATCAAGAACGGCTACTTCGCCGACGAGATCGCGCCGGTGTCCATCCCGCAGCGCAAGGGCGACCCGGTCGTCTTCGACACCGACGAGGGCGTCCGCGCCGACACCACCGCCGAGGGTCTTGCCAAGCTGCGCCCGGCCTTCGCTTCCGACGGCACCATCACCGCGGGCTCGGCTTCGCAGATCTCCGACGGCGCCGCCGCGGTCATCGTGGCCAGCAAGGCGAAGGCCGAGGAGCTCGGCCTCACGCCGATCGCCGAGATCGGCGCGCACGGTGTCGTCGCCGGGCCGGACGCGAGCCTGCACGAGCAGCCGTCGAACGCCATCCTCGCCGCGCTGGCGAAGGAGAAGCTGACCGCCGACGCGCTCGACCTCGTCGAGATCAACGAGGCCTTCGCCGCCGTCGGGCTCGTCTCGACCGAGAAGCTCGGCCTCGACGCGGAGAAAGTCAACGTCAACGGTGGCGCGATCGCGCTCGGCCACCCGATCGGCGCCTCCGGGGCCCGGCTCGCCGTGCACCTGATCCACGAGCTGCGCCGCCGCGGCGGCGGCCTCGGCGCAGCCGCGCTGTGCGGTGGCGGCGGCCAGGGCGACGCCCTGCTGCTGCGGGTGCCGTCCGCGTAA
- a CDS encoding chromosome segregation protein, with the protein MSLGDERELVPLGAGFDVAKRGYSRAQVDEHLERLDADLKMLTADRDAAIAQAGDLARQLEIARGEIADLRGQVDRLAQPPTSVEGLSERLQRMLRLAQDESADTRARAEAEAGHIRAKAETDASAMRARYEQLLTELDLRRKEMEAEHRKVLEDARAQAKDITDKAEAERKRLDTESQDRRTKVEEDFEIAMAARRTEAMRVLAEQEAASKAEAARRVQEATQDAADIRAKIIEEEKATKADIDRRQRESVAEANKRRQDSITEANARLAEAADEARRRVTTATDESNRRITQANERVDALRKVRGGLAEQVRAARAVLAEAHTVLGDEIKVPADVTADLKASDLKPEKPVADTEKTTPVSDVEETIRIKASDVPKPKQAPKPAPKPTPRASGAQKATGE; encoded by the coding sequence ATGAGCCTTGGCGATGAACGGGAGCTTGTGCCGCTGGGAGCCGGCTTCGACGTGGCGAAGCGCGGGTACAGCCGAGCACAGGTCGACGAGCACCTCGAACGGCTGGACGCCGACCTGAAGATGCTCACCGCGGACCGGGACGCCGCCATCGCGCAGGCCGGCGACTTGGCGCGCCAGCTGGAGATCGCGCGCGGCGAGATCGCGGACCTGCGCGGGCAGGTCGACCGGCTCGCCCAGCCGCCGACGAGCGTCGAAGGCCTCTCCGAACGACTTCAGCGGATGCTGCGCCTGGCGCAGGACGAGTCCGCCGACACGCGCGCCCGCGCCGAGGCCGAAGCCGGCCACATCCGGGCCAAGGCCGAGACGGACGCGAGCGCCATGCGCGCCCGCTACGAGCAGCTGCTCACCGAGCTCGACCTGCGGCGCAAGGAGATGGAGGCGGAGCACCGCAAGGTGCTCGAGGACGCCCGCGCGCAGGCCAAGGACATCACCGACAAGGCCGAGGCGGAGCGCAAGCGGCTCGACACCGAGTCGCAGGACCGCCGCACCAAGGTCGAAGAAGACTTCGAGATCGCGATGGCGGCGCGGCGCACCGAGGCGATGCGGGTGCTGGCCGAGCAGGAGGCGGCGAGCAAGGCCGAAGCCGCGCGGCGCGTCCAGGAAGCCACGCAGGACGCCGCCGACATCCGCGCGAAGATCATCGAAGAGGAGAAGGCCACCAAGGCCGACATCGACCGCCGTCAGCGGGAGTCGGTCGCGGAGGCCAACAAGCGCCGCCAGGACTCGATCACCGAGGCGAACGCCCGGCTCGCGGAGGCCGCCGACGAGGCGCGCCGCCGCGTGACGACGGCGACCGACGAGTCGAACCGGCGGATCACCCAGGCCAACGAGCGGGTCGACGCGCTGCGCAAGGTCCGCGGCGGGCTGGCCGAGCAGGTCCGCGCGGCGCGCGCCGTGCTGGCCGAGGCGCACACCGTCCTCGGCGACGAGATCAAGGTGCCCGCGGACGTCACGGCCGACCTGAAGGCGTCCGACCTCAAGCCGGAGAAGCCGGTGGCCGACACCGAGAAGACGACGCCGGTGAGCGACGTCGAGGAAACCATCCGGATCAAGGCGTCCGACGTGCCGAAGCCCAAGCAGGCCCCCAAGCCGGCTCCCAAGCCGACTCCGCGGGCAAGCGGAGCGCAGAAAGCGACTGGCGAGTAA